TGGTGAAATTCTCCAGGACGCTGTTCATCATGTACTTCTCCGGGAGATGCTTGAGTTTGTGGATGAAGTTGATCATGTATTCGCACATGGGGGACCGATGGATTCGATAGACAAACCGGCCATTCTCCAGCCGTGCGTACTCTGTCTGCAGAAGAACAGATCCAGGTGCTCTGTATTACTACACAGTTAGCATGTGGCTGCTGTCAGAGCGTGCAAGGGAGCGGGCGGGAGTAGGAGCATGAAGGACGGAGGATGTAGGTAGCAAAGACACTGGGATCTGCAGCATGAGCGTAAGCGAACTGGGATAATATCACTGCAGAAGGCTGAAATTTACTAGCTCAGGTACTAGATGCGCCCAGATCTGTTTAAGGAGCAGCTTTCATCCAGCTATTTCCACTCAATCGTGCCTTTAAGGCTGTTAGGTCTTTGGGGCTGGATTCTGTTAGCATCTGGCACATTTTACCTGTGACACAGCACCGCACGTTcctataataattaataacagcaCAGATCTCTATTAATTCAGCTCTGAATCCCCAGGAAGGTAGGTaccctctccattttacagatggagaagcggaggcacagaggggcagtgACTTCACCAAAGGACACAGGGAGCCAGTTGCAGAACTGGGAATGGAGGCCTGACTCACCGTCTcgtgctctagccactagcccGCACTCCCTCGTGGGCGTGGGACTCACCTCTACCTTCTCGACGACTTGCTTCCCGAAGGAGCACACCTTGGTGGAGACAGTGACGGTCATGTTCTCTGCGCTGCTGTACTGGCTGCTCACACCATAGAAGGTCCCAGGACCGTCCTGGATCGTGCTGTTCAGATCCGCCTAAAGCAGAAGGAAAGGGAGGGCGTTACCAGGAATTGAGCTAAGCTTTGGCTGGAGGCGGGAAGGTCCAGAATGTGGAGCTTTCAGGGACAGGGACCtggaggtaaaaaaaaaagtcactgattTACAGAAATACCATCTTTCTCGACGGACTGAAGGCACAGAGAGCACGTCAGCCTCTCCTGAAATGCAACCACGTCTGGGGAGAAAGACAGAAGCTGTTGAACAGCGTGCTGCAGGAGTGCACGCTAGGTTAGGACAGGAAGCAGAGAATACCATATAAGCCACTGCAGCCCAGCGGGCTGGGGAGAGAATTGAGGGAGGCAGGAGGTAGTTACCCCCGTTGGCATTTGGCCAGGACATCATAGCTAAATACCTCTGCTCTTGCAAACACTGCTGCTGGATCTGAAAACCAAGGTCCTCACCCTTGAGGCCGTTCCTGTCTCAGGAGGACACAGTACGGACAATGCTAAGAGGTCAGAAATCTGGATTCAGACCCACCCAGCCCGCCCCAAACCAGGAGACTTTTAAAAGATAGTGTGTGTTTTGGTCGgtcttgatttttgaactccctCATGCCGCACCAGCATGTGTGGGGTGGAGGCAATTAGTGCAGCCAGCTCCCCCAAACGTATAGAGGAAGGAGATTTTTGCCCCCCTGTGGGAGACACGTTGCTCCCTGATGGCTCAGAGCTTCCAGGTTCTCTCCAACCCCCACATTCTAACTCATTAATTTCatgcctccctgctccccacaacctgcccctcctccagctcagcaATTAATTACAtggccctcccctcccagcccccacatcggttctgccctccctgcagctccagagGCTCTTCTCCTCCCGCTCCtgggcctgggggggagggagggcgacTGGAATGGGCACTTCTTCTCTCTGttcccaggctggaagggggaTACAATTCCAGGGGCTCTTCATGCCCCCTCTTCCCAGGCCCAGGGTTGCAggcagagagggacagagagcaGACTGACCCACtgcttacaggatgagggacGGTCTCCCTCCTATGCCAACAGTGTCGGCTGCgcctttgttccccaccccctccacactcGTTGAGCAGGGCTGACGTTCCAGTGAAGGCTGGAGCCTTGGGGATCATGGGGACACTGGCTGCAGTGGGAGGCAGAAGCACGTGGCTGGGGCTGAAATGGCAGCTTTGAAGATGGCACGTCACTGAGTTCAGCAGTGCCTTAGAGGGAAGAGCCCCCTGCCAacacagcccctctcccagcactgcaCTGACTTGGGAAGGAAGTGTGCCCATCTTTGACTCACCCACACCTGTTCTTGCTGTTTCTAGTGACCCTGGAAGATCTCCCACCCAAGCCTGGACCCAATCCAAGCTGGTGTGGCTTGTAAGGACAGGCAGGATCACCCCCGAGGTGATATGGCTGATAAAAGCCCCTGCATGTCTGTCCACAGCTGCCAGCTGCCACCCTGGCTTCTGCCGGGGAACAAACTTCTTCTGGCTCGACTCAGATCATTGTACAAACAGGTCTGCCAGCTCCTGCCCACCACAGTGTGTGGGAGCATCTGCGAGGGGCTCTAGACACACAGCTGGGCattgtggggagggtgggagcaTGGTTCTTACCCAGAACTTGACAAGGAAGAAGGAGTTCTGGGGTCCTCTCTCGTAGAGCTCCTTCAGGCCCCCCTTCTTCTCAGGGAACTTGTCATAGATCTGACGGATGTCCacggcctccagcagggggtcgCTGTACGAGGGGTTCGTCTGCCCGATGTGCACGAAGAGGTGTTTGCTATACTGTAGAGGAAGCAGGAAGGGTCAGCGATGTGGGAGCTGTCATCGGTTGCCCTAGACGCATGCACACCACGGAACCACAGCCACTACGGTGATGCTGTGTCAGACGCCGGAACCCAGAGCCCTCCAGCCTCCCATCACCGCCTGGGCTAAGAGATCACAGGGACCCAAGCTATGCCTAGAATCATTCTCCATTCCCCTCTGCTGCACAGGGGCATAGGAGGGACAGCTCTGGGGGACACCAGACCTGTCCCTGGGCACCGATGCTTGGTGCTAAGAAGCATAGGGACAGCAGAAATGCCCCCTCTGCTCTCTGGGATCCCCATCCCCATCAGTCTATTTGGAAGGGCAGGGTGAGGGGTCAAAactcccagtgccccccacagGGTTACCGTTTCAGCATCCCGCGGCACCTCCATAAACGCTGAATACTCCAGGAGCCGCAGCTTGGCGGAGGCGATGGTGCGGTCCTGCCAGACGGGCACGGCCGAGGCAGCCGGTGGGAGAGGAGCCAGGGGCTCGTAACCTAGAACGGAGAAGGAGAGACCATCCAGCAAGCCATGGGATAACCCACCACCCCCCTGGGGAAGCTCAGGGAAACCTGTGCCCGCAACGTCGATGCGGAAAGAGATCTGGAAGGTCTCCGCAAGCCCAGCCACCCTTCCTCCTAGCCAACGCTGGGCTGGTTTCCTACGCTAAGGGCAGGTCTAGATGGCAGGTTTGCTGTGCACTGACTTGACATGCAGTACGTAAGCTGCGGTGACAGCATGAACATGGACAGCGGTTTCCATCCGCATCGTAGCACACACACGATAACTTGGAGCGCCATAAGAGCGGGGCATTCGGCGGGGACCTCCAGTCTGGCTCTAGAAGTGTCATGCAATGGGGCTGCCAACCCCCTTCCTTGGGGGCCTAGTCCAGTGgcagacacacacacctctctaTGTGGTCTACCACTAGAGAGGGATACAGAGCCACAGCGCGTTAGCATTGCCAGGAAGCTCCCCCGGCTTACAGCCCAGTCCGACTCTCAGCCTGCACACGCTGACCCCCCCGTGGTGCTGACTCCCTTCGGATATGTGAGACCCACATCAGCTCCAGACCGAGTTCTGCGTGTTTAAGCCTTTCGCTCTTTCTGTGAACGCTGGGGGAAAACAGAGGCCTGTCCCGCCAGGGAAATCCCCCACTCTCCCATCCCTGCTAAGATGGTCAACTTTTGGGGACGGGGGCTGACGGTTATTTAAATTACACACACGCACAGCACCTAACACCACAGGGCTTTGATTCTTGATCGAGGTGTGTCGGCACCACAGCACTGTCAATAACAATTGCCCTCCCttcccctagagcagtggttcccaaccaggggtatgcgtGCCCCTGgcgtacgcagaggtcttccgggggtacgtCACATAATCcagctatttgcctagttttacaacaggctacagaaaaagctctagcaaagtcagtacaaactaaaaatttcatacagacaagaaCCTGCTCTATATACCATACTCTGAAACGTAAGtaccatatttatattccaatggattgATTTTATCATTACATGGTAAACATGAGCAAGTCAGCCATTTCTCAGTACTCGTGGCTGTGACGCTTTTGTATGTTTATGTCTCCTTTTGTAGggaagtcgtttttaagtgaggtgaaacttggggatacgtCAGACAAATCAacctcctgaaagggggacagcggtctggaaaggttgagaaccactgccttagaggaaCGCTGGTCTTGGCTACCAGCCCTCCTGGGATCTGTTGTGGCTAACTCGTCTTCCTGGCTAAGGAGATTACACTTCGTGATAACGGGGGATTTCCACCTGTGTTTCTTGTTCAATATGTAACAATGCCGCTGGCTGGGTTACCCACAAGGATTGAACCTAGGACTTCTGGAGCGAAGATCATGAGCCTCTACAGCGTGGGCTAAAGAACAGACTCCCTTACCTTGGAAGCAGTAGCAGACACACTAACCTCTAGACGTGGTCTAGCCACAAGGGAGGGATAAAGAGCCACGCTGTGTTACCTTTGGAAAGGCTGAAGGGTCAGTGGGTGTGCTGGGAGGTTGCTTTATTTCTGGGCCCACCGGGTGGCAGAGTGTTGCTCATAACAGAATTAAACAGGGCAGGTTCTCGTCCCTGCAGACTGCGGAGACTCAGGATCAGGAGCAGTCTTGGGAGCTTTGCACCCTGGTGAATTACAGACTATGACGCGGAGGTGACACCCTAGTATCTTGGGCTTGGGGCAGGTGGGGGACCAGTTCTCAAGGACTGGTAGCTGGGGTGGTGCCTCTGATGCAAAAGAGACAATTCTGCTGTCAAGTGTGAATCCCTGGTGCAGGAGGTGATGGAAAGAGGAGGAAACAGCCCCTCAGAAGTTAGAGCTCGGGTGGCCATAGCAGAAGGACACAGAGATGCATATGTGAACATGCACATGAGCAGTGGGCAGAAGCTGGGgtagaggagttttcctctgggggaggagccaagGGCAGGGCAATTAAGGCAAGCAAACGAATATCTCTGCGCCTCCAAGAGGCGATGCACTGGTGGAAACCTGGCCACCAGTGAAAGTGACCCACTTACTGGCTAGTGATGGAGGCATTGGTGGCTGGATGGGGTAGGCTGGTTGTGCAAATGGTTTAATGCTGAAAAACAAAGTGCATCGTTAGGCAGGTTAATGCGAATCTCGTTTATAAAGCGAacacccacccccctgccccacctcctctccgTAGGGAGCTTCCTGGACAATTAAGACAAGAACATCTATATCCAAATCCTCACAGTGTGCCTCTGCGCACGCACACAGAGAGCAACTGCTAATTCTCATCTCCCTACATCTGCCTGCCCCGTTCTCTCCTCCCCAAAAGAAGAGGCCTTCTGCGccccccccaccactctcccCCAGCAACTGGGATATGTCCAATCCTCCCTCCCGACACACCCCCTTAGTCTAGTATAAATGCAGCTCATCCGGAGGCCCACGTTCTCAGTGCACACAGCAATCAGCCAGACACCAGCGCTGGCCGGACCCCAGAGATCATCAGGAGCAAGTCATTAGCAGCCAGATGTTGGTGGATCATCGCCACAGCCCCAGGCCAGAGATACAGCAGTCCTTCATCCATCAACACACTCAGCCTGGGCAGTGGCCAGACAAAcgttccccaccccccgccccagaggtagTGGGGAGTTCTGCACACAGGTTTCTGACCCTCTCCTGACTACACGGGAGCCGGCTGCATGCATCAGGTTGTTCTCCACACACTGCTCACATGCAGATTTAAAAACATGCACACCAGTGATTTGCCTAAGCTGGCAGAGTTGGGCATAGGACCTAGGAGACCTGGCCCGCCcagtccctgctctccccatAACAGCACACTGCTTTCCTGATCTCTGACTGACACAAGAActtgggggggagaaaaccaaGTCAGATTAAAGCATCAGCAGCCATAAATACGGTCTGACTGAGACTTGAGGTGCCTCTTTACTTACTCCTGAGAGGGTCCAGGCTGTCCTGGGATAGACCCGCTCCAAAACTGGGGAAACAAAAGCACACACAAAGGAATAGTCAGGGACTTAACAGCAGCACATCCCAACACCCTACGACGCATCTTACTGCCCCTTTGAGCAGGTCACTAAACAGCTCGAGGGGCTTTAAGGTTACACAGTAAGTCTACAGGCAACCTGGGCACTGCGTCTTCGGCAGGAAATCCGCTAGGGGAAAGCCGTAGCTGTGAGCTCCCCAAGGGTCAAGTCTCCTGCCCCTTTCCTCAACAAAGCTGCCTGTCGGGACAGCCTAGGACTGGAGTAGCTGTGAGCTTCCTTGcagccacccctcccctgctgttccctgtATCAAGTCCCAGTGTGGCAGGTGAGCCTGCGACCTCCTTCCTAGATAGTGTTCCTAGCCCATTCCATGTGGTAGATCCTGCTGGGCTGGGAACACAAGGAGAGCCTTCTTCCACCTGGGGAGAGCGGAGTCCCTTACcctggggggagcagagaagaccgcctgaggaagaggaggaggagggctgaGTTTGTTCTGCAGGACGCTGGCGGATACGATCTGTGCGGATGACATGGAGGCCATACTCTGAAGGGCCTTGTCCTTCGAGACCTGGTCCtttgagagaggagaggaggaacagAAAGCATGGTTACCAACCCAAACTGGATAGGGACGCAGACAGACCGACCCCGATTACCCCTTCAGTGCAAAGGAGCCCAACACACTTTACAAACTGGATCTATACATGCTAAGGGAGCCCTTCAACTGCCCCTGAGattcagccacctctggggtggagcatggcaACTGTTTATCATTGCCATGCATTgttacacaacagtttaggacaggaagtcaCGGAGAATAATGAAACAGCAGGGGGAATTCAGGAAGGAGAACAGaaaccacacccccaccccccagactggAATTTGCTCATGTTAACATCCCAAGGGATTGTCGAGCACAAGTGGCCCGGGCCTCGGTTTTAAGTCTCACGTGTGAGAGGGCACCTTTAGCAGTACTGGTTGGGTCCTGACTCAGAGAGAAAACACCCCCGCATCAAGTCACTGATACCAGGGATTTttccttgggggcggggggtctctgTCCATGGGAGAGGGCCAGGGAATATTAAAGGGATGAAGAGAAGTTTAAAGAAAGTAACTGCAAACTCAAGCACTACTTACCAAGTTCATGGCCTGTACGTAAAAGAAAGGAATAGCAACGGTTAGTATGTTTGCAACAATCCCAGAGCAGAGGCGCGTCTGCACCCTTATAGGAGTCATTAACATACTGACCCTTCGAAGAACCAAGGAAAGACGGATTTAACTTTGGAAACAAACCAGATCTAAACCTGGGTGGTTTCTAATGGACCTGGTCTCCCTGGGAATGGGCACAACAGATCCATGCGGGCTGGTAACCTCTTCTCAGTTAGGCCCCACTGAGTAGTGCATGGGCCGCCAGTGAAATAGCAGAATAGGCTGCACTCGTACGTGAAGCTGTGGATAGGGAGCCCCGGGCCGGCTGGGCATGAAGCAACCTTACCCAGCTCACACATGTACGTACGTGTGTGACGTATGCACCAGCACCGGTTCTATACGTGCACACAGCAGAAAGGCGGGGAATGAGATGTGCATGGCTGCATGCAAACAGGGGCGCTGGAACCATTTTGATAGTGGGGGTGGTGaaggtggaaaccatgtatttggttgGGAACCGAGTGGATGTGCACATGTAGATCTGAGCGGGGATAGGAGCGGGAAGAGTGCTGGGtagaggggatttaaagggatGTGTATGAGGAAATGATTCTCAGCTGTTTTACGATGGATTGATTTGTGAATTTCCAGGCCTGTACATAGATCCTCACTTGGGCTATTGGATCTTCTGTGTTTTGAATACAATCAAGCCTTTCCCATTCACCATCTCTTAAAAGTTTTAAAGCTGGCAAAGTGAAATGAGAAAACAGGCGTCAGAAGTAACCTCTGCTTATCATGCTCAGCTCCAGGGTCACTGGGAAGGAGCCATAGGAGGGAGAGGGTTAAAACCAGGAAATCGAAGTGGCCACATTTTCAGACGGGCCCAGTGCGTGGTTGCGGAACGCTAGAAAATCTGTCCCTAGATGTCTGTGTGTTTATATGAGGCAACTGGCAAAAGGAGCAAGGTTTCCTTTTTGCAATAACTATTTGGCTCACTCAGCAGGAACAGAGGGTTCTGTAATCTTTCCCAGCGCATCTGTGGTCAtcctagcacaggggttctcaaactgggggtcgggacacctcagggggtcacgagctgtcagcctccaccccaaaccccgctttgccgccagcatttataatggtgttaaatatatttaaaagtgtttttaatttataaggggtgggGTCGCAAtcagaaaggggtcaccagtaaaaaaagtttgagaaccactgtcctagtgtGCTTTTTACGTATGTATGCCCTGATCACCAGATCATATATTGCTTTTCCGCCTCAGAGCTTAACTTGAGGCTTGACTGGCCGATTCATTTTGAACCAATTTTAAGAGCCCCCAGAGACTCAGGAGatggatgtattttaaaaatcaatattacaCAGTCCTGTACGTGGGGCGCAAAAGAGCAATGTGCACGGACACATGTTTGAGGCATAGTGAGAACTGAAAGGCAGTCGGACGTGGCTGTATTCAAAGAGGATCACAAAATGGAGATACGGCTGTTCCACACAAAGGCCCTGTTCGCCCTTTCAAAATTGCCCTCAAGTGCCCCTTGTAACGGAGTAAGCAGGGCTTGTTAAGTACAGCCTCCTTCCGCACCAGTTACTGAGAGTCCCCGGGGCCAGAGGAGTTACTGTCCTTATGGAAAAGTCAGATGGAATTTAATAGGGACTAAATTGATAGGGAGGTACAGAAATGACTCCCAAACCCTAGAATTTAACAGCAAGCCAGAGGCTCTCTCTAGGTTCTTTTGAACAATCCTATAGACTCTACAGTAGGGACAGAAttccctattaaattctacagggATTTTCTGCCTGGACTTGTTAAATGAGACAGGAAGACAGAGGGTACTGGAACAAACAAATGCATATGGACCAGCAGAGAGATTTCTCCGTCACCTGGGAGTGGCCCCTGCGCCGTGCAGGCTAATCATAGTTATTGCACTATTATGGTGCGTTCTTCCCCTCTGTTTGCggcatccacctgttgtctctcgtCTCCTACtcgagctcttcagggcagggtcttttagttaagcatgtgcacatgtgccgtgcctggcacaatggggccccgatgGTGGGGttcccacaaaacaaaatgaacaacCACCACAAAAGGAGGAACATCCTGATGAGAACTTTCGTTTCAGCTTCAGTTGCAAAACCCCTCCCCGCACCCTGCCCTGTGACACCACCCCACCCACATGTGCCTCTGGCACCCAGCAAACAACAATACAGAGAACACACAGTGGAAACGGATACTGAAAGGTTAGTCAAACTCCACTTagaaagagggaaggagagaaagaaaagccaaCCAGAGAAGAGACAACATTCCAGTTTTATCCTTGCTCTGCTCCCTTGGCTCCTGGATCCCTAGCATGACCTCTAGGCAGCCAGAATGAGCTGGAGCAGGGTCTCCATGGGAAGCCCCCAAAAGCTCCTGGCTGAGCATCCCTGCACTAGCGAGTACGCCCCACCATATGAGCCCTGTGGCTCAAATATCCCCCACCCGGCATCTCCCTGTGCCGGTCCCACAGCCCAACTGTCCCCCTACAGACTAGAAGCACAGGCCCCAACACCCACGTGTCTCCttatggggaggggtggggggcagcatcACAGCGTGCGGGCCCCATAGCCTGAGCACCCCGACACCTTCTGGGCCAGAGTGGCCCACGCAGCCCGAGTGCACTAGAACCAGCTGGGACAGCATCACTCTGCACGGCCATGGGACCAACCCATGAGCATCAGCATCTGCTGGGGGAGCATCACCCTGCAAAGCCCCTTGCTCCGGGCCCCCAGCCTCAGGCACAGGTGTGGGCTCTGCATCTCATTCCCGCCCCTTGGACGTTATGGCTTCAACTGGGGAGGTGCCCAGCATGCTGTCCTGACCCCCTAGCCCAGTGCTCCTAAACTCGTCTGGAGCAGCACCTGGCTAGGTTAGGCTCCAGCCTGCACTGCTCCCTCACGGTCCTGCCGCGGCCAACTTCTGATGCATctctgcagcctgggggaggCCCTGACTCTCCCAGCTACAGGGAAACATGCAGAGCTTTGCCCAGGGCAAGAGCttgtgggaaggaggaagaaCACTAAGGGGAAAGCCTAGGAGCCTTGCTCACTACGTTACTGCCTTTGGGATACTCAGGCTCTGGCCAGCCCTTGCAACCTACCAACCCTACACTCCCCGCTCCATGCAAAGCAGGTCCCAACATGGGCACAGCGCTCACCATCCTGCAAAGGGCACACGGGAGGAGGTTCTCCAGGGAGGCCTCTATCTGACCTCAGGAGCTTCCCAGCTAGACTCTCCAGCTGGAGAGATCCTGTTGCAGTCTCTTcctgccaccccttccccagggagTGTCTGGTTCCAGGAACGAAGGGAGTCGGGGAAAGAcataaaaaggaaagagaaagcagCACACCACAGAGCTGAGTGTGTTAGTTGTCAGCACAGCCACTGCTCAGGGGCAagcgggaggtggggggaagcaggggagcgCGTACCTTCAGCTTGGACTGAATCTCGCGAGATTTCCGTCTGGCTAGAACCTGCAAGTGGCTAGAGACCTGcagagagaaagcagaaggagaggggaaaacagcAGAGCCGTCAACCAgagcagaggagaggaaggagaggggctgCCCCATGCTCACACACCACGGACGCATGGGCAGGGTCTCCAACGTACCTTAAT
This portion of the Chelonia mydas isolate rCheMyd1 chromosome 21, rCheMyd1.pri.v2, whole genome shotgun sequence genome encodes:
- the TEAD3 gene encoding transcriptional enhancer factor TEF-5 isoform X1: MDKSLDNDAEGVWSPDIEQSFQEALAIYPPCGRRKIILSDEGKMYGRNELIARYIKLRTGKTRTRKQVSSHIQVLARKKVREYQVGIKVSSHLQVLARRKSREIQSKLKAMNLDQVSKDKALQSMASMSSAQIVSASVLQNKLSPPPPLPQAVFSAPPRFWSGSIPGQPGPSQDIKPFAQPAYPIQPPMPPSLASYEPLAPLPPAASAVPVWQDRTIASAKLRLLEYSAFMEVPRDAETYSKHLFVHIGQTNPSYSDPLLEAVDIRQIYDKFPEKKGGLKELYERGPQNSFFLVKFWADLNSTIQDGPGTFYGVSSQYSSAENMTVTVSTKVCSFGKQVVEKVETEYARLENGRFVYRIHRSPMCEYMINFIHKLKHLPEKYMMNSVLENFTILQVVTNRDTQETLLCIAFVFEVSTSEHGAQHHVYKLVKD
- the TEAD3 gene encoding transcriptional enhancer factor TEF-5 isoform X2, with translation MDKSLDNDAEGVWSPDIEQSFQEALAIYPPCGRRKIILSDEGKMYGRNELIARYIKLRTGKTRTRKQVSSHLQVLARRKSREIQSKLKAMNLDQVSKDKALQSMASMSSAQIVSASVLQNKLSPPPPLPQAVFSAPPRFWSGSIPGQPGPSQDIKPFAQPAYPIQPPMPPSLASYEPLAPLPPAASAVPVWQDRTIASAKLRLLEYSAFMEVPRDAETYSKHLFVHIGQTNPSYSDPLLEAVDIRQIYDKFPEKKGGLKELYERGPQNSFFLVKFWADLNSTIQDGPGTFYGVSSQYSSAENMTVTVSTKVCSFGKQVVEKVETEYARLENGRFVYRIHRSPMCEYMINFIHKLKHLPEKYMMNSVLENFTILQVVTNRDTQETLLCIAFVFEVSTSEHGAQHHVYKLVKD
- the TEAD3 gene encoding transcriptional enhancer factor TEF-5 isoform X3, producing MDKSLDNDAEGVWSPDIEQSFQEALAIYPPCGRRKIILSDEGKMYGRNELIARYIKLRTGKTRTRKQVSSHIQVLARKKVREYQVGIKAMNLDQVSKDKALQSMASMSSAQIVSASVLQNKLSPPPPLPQAVFSAPPRFWSGSIPGQPGPSQDIKPFAQPAYPIQPPMPPSLASYEPLAPLPPAASAVPVWQDRTIASAKLRLLEYSAFMEVPRDAETYSKHLFVHIGQTNPSYSDPLLEAVDIRQIYDKFPEKKGGLKELYERGPQNSFFLVKFWADLNSTIQDGPGTFYGVSSQYSSAENMTVTVSTKVCSFGKQVVEKVETEYARLENGRFVYRIHRSPMCEYMINFIHKLKHLPEKYMMNSVLENFTILQVVTNRDTQETLLCIAFVFEVSTSEHGAQHHVYKLVKD